ATCTTCTCCCTGATCCTCGCCAACTTCGGCGGGCACATCTCCCTTCCCTTCGGGGTTGTGGGCCACGAAGGAAGCACCATTCTGGTGATCTTGAACGGCCTGCGGCTGCTGCGATGAGGAGGAACGGGACGGCGAGGACGTTTTTCCGCGCGGAGGAGAATTGCCGATTCCCATTGTGATGGCCATCCGGAAGGGAGCTGCTGAGGGACTATCCGCAAAGCCTGGGGACCGGGAACCGGGAGGACGATTTTCCTTCCTGACTCGGGGTCGCACGACGGAAATCATCCCGCCTGATGCAGTCACAACTTGACCGGCTCCGGAGGGGGAGCCGGCCTTTCCTTTTTATAGGGATGCACCGATCACTTGGGGGCTTTTCCCTTGTGACTGTTGAAGGAGACGAGGCGTCCCGATGTGTGGACGATGCGATACGGATGGTTCTGATACTCCTTCTCAGCCAGCAAGGCCAGTCCTTTTTCGCGGGCTTCCACGTCGTTTTCCGCCTGCAGGGGCTCATCGAACAGTTTTTTTCCTTCGTCGTCGAAGACGGTTACGTGATACACAACACATCCCTCCCGTTGAAAACTATTATATCACGGGTCTTTTTCCGTCGCGTGCCGCAAGCCGAGATCCAAACGACGGAAAGAATCACCTGAAAAAGGAACGCCCGGTGGAACCGGGCGCAGTTTTTGATCAGGCCATGGCGGGTTTCGATAAAATGGTCCGGATCTGGTTCACCAGCAGGTCGACGGCCACCTGGTTGTAGCCCCCTTCCGGGATGATCAGATCCGCGTACCGTTTGCTCGGTTCGACGAACTGCTGGTGCATCGGGCGCACCGTCGTCAGATACTGCTGGATCACCGAATCGAGGGAGCGCCCCCGGGACTTGACATCCCGTTCGATGCGGCGCAGGATGCGAATATCGGCGTCGGTGTCGACGAAGACTTTGATATCCATGAGTGCGCGAAGTCTTTCATCCTCCAAAATGAGGATCCCTTCGACGATGATCACATCTTTGGGCGCCACCGCGACGGTTT
The DNA window shown above is from Planifilum fimeticola and carries:
- a CDS encoding YhzD family protein translates to MYHVTVFDDEGKKLFDEPLQAENDVEAREKGLALLAEKEYQNHPYRIVHTSGRLVSFNSHKGKAPK
- the udk gene encoding uridine kinase, producing the protein MKRPVIIGVAGGSGSGKTTVVRNVCDRLEGCVAVIEQDAYYRDQSHLPMEERKKTNYDHPLAFDHDLLISHLNQLLERKPIEKPVYDYTQHTRSRETVAVAPKDVIIVEGILILEDERLRALMDIKVFVDTDADIRILRRIERDVKSRGRSLDSVIQQYLTTVRPMHQQFVEPSKRYADLIIPEGGYNQVAVDLLVNQIRTILSKPAMA